The nucleotide sequence AGAACTTGTTAATTAAAACTCTGACAGTTAGATGATCAAGTTACCTCAGCCACAACAAAACAGAGGACTTCAAAAACACAGTTGTTTCTTTGTCTCTCTAAGTCTCATCACTGCATATTACGAGGACAATGAACTCTATTCAGATGTTAGATGTTAAAGTAACCCTTATTGCACTTAAACGACGAGATCAGTCGGGAGAATTTGTAGAcaaataatatgaaaattttattcaGTGACACATTTATTTCCAATTTCATTGACAAATAAGACTAATAcacatacattaaaaaaaaaagccgaACCAGTTTCTCCATGGACACACAATGCAGGTCTATTCTTCAGCTAACAGTGGCAGAGACTTCATTCATGCAAAAAAGGTCTTCAGAAGAATGTTTCTGGTTCACCCAATATGTTCAGACAAGATGATGATGGTAGCTGTTCAGCTACACAACCGGACAGTGCAAGCTACAGCTTGTGCCCAGTATTTGAGTCTAGCTTTTACATCATCTGGATTATCACCTgaatcaaaaacattttttatatataaaaaaaaaagaattaaaaaaaaagaaacaaagatttTACCAACCAAAATGTTCTTTAAATGGAATCAAGATTTACTTACCAGGGCTAGAGATCTTCCAGTTTGCAACTGGACCGGTCGTGGACGGTGGCGGCGGCGAAGCATCTTCAGCCGGACACGTGTCCGACGACTTTTGTTGATCATCCAAGAACTTCTGGCTCATGGAGTAACAAAGCTCTAAAGCAGGCAGAGTGCTGCAAAGCTCAGGGATCTCGTCGTAGCTGAACCCAAAACCTAGATCTAAACAGCCTTTAAGCTCCTCGAGATCATCATCCGTCAAACTCTTACCTCTCGTAAGATCTTCTTGATAATCATCAGCAGCAGAAGCTTCAACGTAGCCCTCAAGCAACACTTGGCTCTTCCTCTTCTCAAGCTTGTTGTTCCTACTCTCTCCGGCGAAATGACCACCACCTCCGCGAGTCTCGATCTCGGCCCAAGCTTCCTGGATCCCTCCTCCTCCTTGCTCGTGTTGTGGTGAAGCTGTGTTGGATGTTTCTTCGTCTTGGACAGAGCGTGTCCATTGATCTGATGACTCGAAGTGAATACAACccatctctctttctttctttagaaTGATCGTCTTCTTTGTTCTAATAAGGAAGGGTGTTTTCTTATCGGAGGTGAATGGTGAGGAGAAGTTGTTAATAAAGAGAGATGATTTGTGTGACTTTTCTTAGAAAAGAAGCTTCAATTATTGGGTTGGCAAGTGGCATCTCCTTCTTGTTATGCCATCTTCTGTCTGTGGGCCATGGTTATGAT is from Brassica napus cultivar Da-Ae chromosome A4, Da-Ae, whole genome shotgun sequence and encodes:
- the LOC106448776 gene encoding uncharacterized protein LOC106448776, which produces MGCIHFESSDQWTRSVQDEETSNTASPQHEQGGGGIQEAWAEIETRGGGGHFAGESRNNKLEKRKSQVLLEGYVEASAADDYQEDLTRGKSLTDDDLEELKGCLDLGFGFSYDEIPELCSTLPALELCYSMSQKFLDDQQKSSDTCPAEDASPPPPSTTGPVANWKISSPGDNPDDVKARLKYWAQAVACTVRLCS